The Phoenix dactylifera cultivar Barhee BC4 unplaced genomic scaffold, palm_55x_up_171113_PBpolish2nd_filt_p 000537F, whole genome shotgun sequence genome contains the following window.
tcttctcaagtttatttttatccaacacTTCAATCCATAACTTAACAGAATGTTAGTCAAACTGTTAACTTTTAATGAGGCCCAAATATCACGTCAAAAGATATTTTAAAAATGACCAAAAATAACTTTACGTGGGATAACAACCACGTAAGGGCATATGAGTCAATTACAAATCCCGCCAAAGGTTTACGTTTATTACACTTACATCCAATATTTTGTCAAATCTACACTTACACCTAGTTAAATTAACAACATTAGTAAAATTGTTTATCTAttgtaaaaattcaaaattactcCTATAAAAAAATAAGGCTCCTCTTTCACTTGCCTGACTTCCAAAGTTGTTCGAAGTTTTCCATCTTCAGGAATCTTTTTCTCTTTAAAATTGAGCAGCTAGGGTTTCTTTCTCGCTTCGCCACCCTACCACGAGCATTCATTCCCGACAAATGACCGACGCAAGCTTCCTTCCCAACCAGCATCCAGTAACGAGTATCCTTTCTAACTAACATTCGGCAACGAGCGTCCTTCCTGATTAGGTTTTGTTTTTGCTTCCTTGCCCAACATGTCACATGGATCGAGGATGCCAGTTATTATTTGCTGATTCTAATTTTACTTATCTAATACCGTAAACATGATTTCTTAATATTGTCGCCGTAGATAAGGATTTCTATATCTACATATGGAACTTTGATAGCTCTATCAGTTTATCATCAAAAGGATTCAAATCAATGTGTGCATAAATACTTTTCATTTTTGAGGGTGGATTAGTTGTGGTTTCATGGCCTGGCAAGATCATAGATAGGTTGGTTCAAGCGTTGATGCTAATTCTCTAGAGTAGAAAATTGTAAAGGCATTAAGTTGCTTGAGAGATCTATATTGCTTTTTTCTTAGCACATGGCTCTTTCTCGatgattcatcaagatcaagctCCAGACCCATGGCGCCATATGTTGTTCTCCTCTTTAGGTGAATGTTATATCACTTAAGACTAGTTTGgtcattttataaaaaaaaatttatgtggCATTTAGGTCCTATTTAAATTAACAATTTAGCTACCATTATGTTAAATTATGAATTAaagtattaaataaaaatatacctTAGGAGAATAAGCATAGATATTTCAAATTATTGGATGGAAGTATAATTTATCTCTAATTTTAGGAGTTTTGTATAATTTACTCATCACTCAGGcacaattttgattttttatatgaGGTAAATGGCTTTGCTAATGCTATTAATTTAACTGGGTATTGATGTAGGTTTTACAAACTATTAGCTGTAAGTGTAAAGtggtttttgtaatttactctgtATCTtactataattttaaaaatgatACATAGAAATCTATCAATATAAATAATTCttctaaaaactaaaaaaaataatgaaacatgTTCCAGCTTAGATTATATTAAACAAAAACTATGAGCAATTAAGACAATATTTAatgttaataatttattatactttttttaatatattatgtaattttatgaaaaatcatTACTCCTGCACCACTCATCCCTTGCACTGCCATCTACTCTCATTCCCCATGACCATTACTATGACGATAAGTGATGCCCCCCTTTTCTCATTGcttcctcccttctcctccaaccccccccccccccccccccaacacacaTCCGCTCCCCACCATTCTCCCTCCTCATCTacccttccctcctccttggcatcCACCATGACCTTACTACCCCTTCTAACTGCAGCCCACCCACGAGCGGCCTAATATATTTGGAGGCTTAAGGCCGTTTTGTCTTTGAGACCTTCCCTAGGCCGGCTTAAGGTGAACTCACAGggatacctttttttttctattttgtttttGAGGTCTTTCCTATAGTGAGCCTTCTTTGGGCTaagggccttaggcgactgtcTAAGTCGCTTAAGAGTTGGGCCGGCCCTGGCACCACCTCCCTCGCTACCACTTGCCACCTCCTCGAGTGCTCCAACCTACGTCACTTCTAGGCTTGCATAGAGCCGCCAGCTCCAAGACTTCTTAATGGTTGTTGAGAGCATCCTCACCTTTGATCTCATTGCCATAGATGTGCCCCCTACCTCCCTCCTTGTCAACCTCTTTTTGGATATGAGAAGAGAACAAATTATTTGACTAAGCTGTTGGGTGGGCATACCACCACTACAAGAAAAACTATCTTTCCCGACTTTTGTCTGCCGACGCTAAgtagaagcgtcggcaatttttttGGAAGTCTGgcttccgccgacgcttataagcgtcgtcgcaaCCCGTAGCTtgagccgacgcttttaagcgtcggcggaagcaaaaatccttttttttttattttttcctcccaacgacgctttagaaagcgtcgtcggaggccattatccccccctcccctcctccctgcAAATTCTCTCTCCGCCGCtcgccccctcccccctcctctctacaaatcctctcccctctcccgaTCCCTCAAACCCCCTCCCTTACAAATCTCTAACCCCCTCCCGATTCTTGATTAGATTCCTTCCaagaagcgagagagagagagagagagagcggccacccaggcccccgatccctcttctccggcgtcgatggagttcgatggagcttcctccctcttctccggcgtcgGCTTCATGCCTTCTCAGGCCACCCAAGCCCCCGATCCCTCCTTCTATTGTAAATTAGAGCAGCGCACAAAAGAGATGAAGGGAATCAACAACGCCAAGCTCATCCTCCTGCAGTCCGCCAAGCAGGCAGGTGGCGGAGGCGGCGCCGGCGGTGGATCCACGGCGGCGCCCATGTTGTATCTCCTGGGGTCTCATCACCGTCTCTGGCTCATCGCCTTCGCCTTCTTCTTCACCTTCGCCGCCCTCCTCGCCTTCGTCACCACTACCACCACCCCTCGAGACCCCGGCCTCTCCTCCTCTAACCAATTTGCTCGTGCCCCTTCTTCCTTCCGACACAACTCCCGTCTCCCCGACCCCGTCTTTGACGCCCTCGTCAACTACGCCGCCGCCTCAAATTCCAGCGGCAAGATGGGAGACGCCGACCTCCGCACCATCGCCGCCGTGCTCCGGCGCCGCGCTCCCTGCAAATTCCTCGTCTTTGGCCTCGGCCACGAGACCCCTCTCTGGCGCGCCCTCAACCACGGCGGCCGCACCGTCTTTCTCGACGAGAACGAGTACTACATCGCGCACCTTGAGGGCCACCTCCCGGGCCTCGAGGCCTACGACATCGCCTACACCACCAAGGCCCGAGAGATGCCCGACCTCATCGCCGCCTCTCGCCGCGGCCGCCGGGGGGACTGCCGCCCCGTCCAGaacctcctcttctccaactgcCGCCTCGCCCTCAACGACCTCCCCAACGCCCTCTACGACATCCCCTGGGACGTCATCCTCGTGGACGGGCCCCGCGGCCACGCCTCCACCTCCCCCGGGAGGATGTCCGCCATCTTCACGGCAGCGGTGATGGCCCGCTCCGCCGGCCCGGGGCCCACCGACGTGCTGGTCCACGACTACGAGCGCGAGGTGGAGCGGGTGTGCAGCGAGGAGTTCCTCTGCAACGAGAATCTCGTCGCCAACACCGGCCAGCTGGCCCACTTCCTCATCCCCTGCGGCAACGGCGCCACCCGCGACGACTTCTGTGCCAACAGCACCATCGCTGAGGCCGcccagtaattttttttttctttttttttacagGGGACAGCAAGGTTTTCTTgggtatttttatatttttttttccataaaaaaaatttatgacgacgctttaaagcgtcgctaattgaacTGGTTTAGGAATTTTAGCGACACTTTTCAAACGCGTCAGCAATTTTTTTCCACTCCGACATGGCCGACGCTTTGGTGACGCTTTGAAAAGCGTCGGGAagaaaattaccgacgcttataagcgtcggtaaaagcctcaaaaagcgtcgccaaagcttctttttcttgtagtgcACCGATTGCACTGGAAAGAGTAGAGAAGTTATCGGTTTTGCTGTCCAAAATGACAACTCAAGAAGAGGGGTaaattgaattttttaaaatattttatgaactAAAACAATTCTTAAGTAAAACTATTCTGAATTTTAGTATGCACAGTGAAATGAGTAATAAATAAATGCACAAGATGGGAACAAGCAAAAATAATACAAACACAAATAGTTTATAGTAGTTTAGAGCCAAACTTAGTTCCTACATCCACTTCTCAAGGGACCCTTATTGGAAATTCCATTATAATCTTCCAAGATTATAGCAAGATTGTTTTagacgggctcacaatcaattcaattgattttcACAAGTAATCAACCAAAACCTTTCTGGTCGAGCCCCTAGGCACGAGTACAATCCAAACCAAGAATTGGATGGACCTTTTCCCAAGTTTCAGGCCTTGAAACTTGCTACAACAAGGAGTAAGAAATTTATAAACAGAATCAGTTAATACTCCTTAATTAGTTGATAGAGACTCGATGGAAAATCAAATCCATAGAATagattattaataaatattaatactagttttaatcttttcataaatattagatagattttatataaaaaatttgaatacatttttaaatatttattacatattataatcagttaaataattaatagttatataaatataaatattacataaatatttatatgtaAATATTTATTACTTATGTGAtttctttaaatattaaatgaatCTTTAGTGAAATAAACCAAGTCATAAATAACTGTGTGCTGTCTTTTTAAAGAGCCCCGCTTTGAAGGATTTTTTTAGTTGTTTCCATGGTTTTTGTGCGCTACTTGGTTTATAGAAAAATTTCCAATCCGAAGAGTCCTTTCCTTTTTGAACGTGGGGAAAACATTATGGCTTAATTTACGTTTTGCAAAATTTTCCTTCATGAGGAGTCGTGTTTAAACGGGTTTCCTTTTTTGTGCATGGAATAAATATTATGGCTTGCTTAATTTGAGCATTATTTTTGAAGAGTCCCGCTTTGAAGCAAATATTTTTGATGGCTTTTGTTCGTTAATTTACTTTGTGAGAAATTTTCGTTTTTGAAAATTTCTTTCCATTTTGAAACGGACTCCTGGTTTTTTTCGTTAATTTACGcctgttttttttcctttttcatataCTTTGATTTGGTTCGTGGGCAAACAGATTTCCTCGTATGTATGCATATTCTGTGATGCAAAAAAGTAA
Protein-coding sequences here:
- the LOC120106366 gene encoding protein IRX15-LIKE-like yields the protein MKGINNAKLILLQSAKQAGGGGGAGGGSTAAPMLYLLGSHHRLWLIAFAFFFTFAALLAFVTTTTTPRDPGLSSSNQFARAPSSFRHNSRLPDPVFDALVNYAAASNSSGKMGDADLRTIAAVLRRRAPCKFLVFGLGHETPLWRALNHGGRTVFLDENEYYIAHLEGHLPGLEAYDIAYTTKAREMPDLIAASRRGRRGDCRPVQNLLFSNCRLALNDLPNALYDIPWDVILVDGPRGHASTSPGRMSAIFTAAVMARSAGPGPTDVLVHDYEREVERVCSEEFLCNENLVANTGQLAHFLIPCGNGATRDDFCANSTIAEAAQ